From one Paeniglutamicibacter psychrophenolicus genomic stretch:
- a CDS encoding FAD-binding dehydrogenase: MSNTPHSQHFDVIVVGAGLAGLVAATEATAAGARVLLLDQEPETNLGAQAHWSFGGIFLVDSPEQRRLGIKDSEDLALQDWENTAGFDRDEDEWARKWARAYVRWAAGGKREWLHQRGIRFFPVVGWAERGGAGAQGPGNSVPRFHITWGTGPGLLDPFIRAARTAEAKGQLVMLWRHRLDELATGNGAVTGVRGTVLEPDPAPRGVASNRTRAGGFEYFAPAVVIATGGIGGNLEKVRAAWPQRLGTPPETMVSGVPAHVDGRGLDIAQRAGARLVNGDRMWHYTEGIANWNPVWKNHGIRILPGPSSLWLDATGKRLPDPLWPGFDTLGTLEHLRATGHDHSWFILNRRIIGKEFALSGSEQNPDLTGKDIRAVLARARVDVPGPVQAFLDHGEDFLQAPTIDELVAKMNRLTGSDLLDPIRVAEVLKARDSAVANPFGKDGQIAAITSARKYLGDKLVRSVKPHRITDPQAGPLVAVRLRILTRKSLGGIQTDLDSRVLDAAGNRVAGLYAAGEAAGFGGGGYHGYRALEGTFLGGCLFSGRAAGRHAAAARARAWVEPPTSP; this comes from the coding sequence ATGTCGAACACCCCGCATTCGCAACACTTCGATGTCATCGTCGTCGGCGCCGGCCTCGCCGGGCTAGTCGCCGCCACCGAGGCCACGGCGGCCGGAGCTCGCGTGCTGCTGCTGGACCAGGAGCCCGAGACGAATCTCGGGGCCCAGGCCCATTGGAGCTTCGGCGGGATCTTCCTGGTCGATTCGCCGGAACAGCGCCGGCTGGGCATCAAGGACTCCGAGGACCTGGCCCTGCAGGACTGGGAAAACACCGCGGGCTTCGACCGCGACGAGGACGAATGGGCGCGCAAATGGGCGCGGGCCTACGTGCGGTGGGCGGCCGGCGGCAAGCGCGAATGGCTGCACCAGCGCGGCATCCGTTTCTTCCCCGTGGTCGGCTGGGCCGAACGCGGCGGGGCCGGAGCCCAGGGCCCGGGCAACTCCGTGCCGCGCTTCCACATCACCTGGGGCACCGGGCCCGGTTTGCTCGATCCCTTCATCCGGGCCGCCCGCACGGCCGAGGCCAAGGGGCAGTTGGTGATGCTCTGGCGCCACCGGCTCGACGAGCTGGCCACCGGGAACGGAGCCGTCACCGGGGTGCGCGGCACGGTGCTGGAACCCGACCCGGCACCCCGGGGCGTGGCCAGCAACCGCACCAGGGCCGGGGGCTTCGAGTACTTCGCCCCTGCGGTTGTCATCGCCACCGGCGGCATCGGGGGAAACCTGGAGAAGGTGCGCGCCGCGTGGCCGCAGCGGCTGGGAACCCCTCCCGAAACCATGGTGTCCGGAGTGCCCGCCCACGTGGACGGGCGCGGCCTTGACATCGCGCAAAGGGCCGGTGCGCGGCTGGTCAACGGGGACCGGATGTGGCACTACACAGAGGGCATCGCCAACTGGAACCCCGTCTGGAAGAACCACGGGATCCGCATCCTGCCCGGACCCAGCTCGCTGTGGCTGGACGCAACAGGCAAGCGGCTGCCCGATCCGCTGTGGCCGGGCTTCGACACCCTGGGCACCCTGGAACACCTGCGCGCCACCGGGCACGACCACAGCTGGTTCATCCTGAACCGGCGCATCATCGGCAAGGAATTCGCGCTTTCCGGATCGGAACAGAACCCCGACCTCACCGGCAAGGACATCCGTGCGGTGCTGGCACGGGCCCGCGTGGATGTCCCGGGCCCGGTCCAGGCCTTCCTGGACCACGGGGAAGACTTCCTCCAGGCGCCCACCATCGACGAACTGGTGGCCAAGATGAACCGGCTCACCGGCTCCGACCTCCTGGACCCCATCCGGGTGGCCGAGGTCCTCAAGGCCCGGGACTCGGCGGTGGCAAACCCCTTTGGCAAGGACGGACAGATCGCGGCCATCACCTCGGCCAGGAAGTACCTGGGCGACAAGCTGGTCCGCAGCGTCAAGCCGCACCGGATCACCGATCCCCAGGCCGGTCCGCTGGTTGCGGTGCGGCTGAGGATCCTGACGCGCAAGTCGCTCGGCGGCATCCAGACCGACCTGGATTCGCGGGTGCTGGACGCTGCGGGGAACCGGGTCGCCGGGCTCTACGCCGCGGGCGAAGCCGCGGGATTCGGCGGCGGGGGATATCACGGCTACCGTGCGCTGGAGGGAACGTTCCTGGGTGGATGCCTCTTCAGCGGAAGGGCGGCCGGACGTCATGCCGCAGCGGCCCGGGCGCGGGCATGGGTCGAGCCACCAACTTCCCCTTGA
- a CDS encoding ArsR/SmtB family transcription factor, with the protein METLTHAPVLARFGYAISDPTRARILLALTSAPAYPADLAESLGVSRQSISNHLSCLRGCGLVVAVADGRRSRYELADARLGHALVDLLGVVLSVDPDCCAPDGTCRT; encoded by the coding sequence ATGGAAACCCTGACCCACGCCCCGGTCCTGGCCCGGTTCGGCTACGCGATCTCCGACCCGACACGCGCCAGGATCCTCCTGGCACTCACCAGTGCCCCGGCCTACCCCGCAGACCTGGCCGAGTCCCTGGGGGTTTCACGGCAAAGCATCTCCAACCACCTCTCCTGCCTGCGCGGCTGCGGGCTGGTGGTGGCGGTGGCCGACGGGCGGCGCAGCCGCTACGAGCTGGCCGATGCGCGGCTCGGCCATGCGCTGGTCGACCTGCTGGGCGTGGTCCTGTCCGTGGACCCGGACTGCTGCGCCCCCGACGGCACCTGCCGCACCTAG
- a CDS encoding heavy metal translocating P-type ATPase, translated as MSDACCSHDAPAPSGATVNEAPPRFWNGTDARLAALSGVLLLVSWVAGVLGVHDGVVLALEIAALLPAASTFVPSALRRLAKGRIGVGTLMSLAAIGALALGQVAEAAALAFLYAIAEALEDHSMAKTRRGLRALLDLVPESATVIRAGTEKAVAPGELVLGDLLVLRPGERLATDGTVLSGQTSLDTSALTGESVPVEAGPGDAVYAGSVNGTGPLEITVTATAESNSLARIVHIVETEQSRKGTGQRMADSIARFLVPGILVVAGLIAAYGLLAGDPLTWIERALVVLVAASPCALAISVPVTVVASVGAASRAGVLIKGGAALESLGRIRTIALDKTGTLTRNTPSVIEVLAVPGRGTQEVLALAAALEARSEHPLARAILAASPAAGAATEVETIPGSGVRGTVDKVPARLGRPGWIEAASLAAGTARLQGAGATVVLLEEGGQTIGAIAVRDELRPEAAGVVAELRRAGYQVAMLTGDNQLTAGALAAAAGIDTVHAELRPEDKAGIVRSLQETGGVVMVGDGINDAPALATAEVGIAMGAMGADVAIETADVALMGEDLSHLPALLAHARRTRAIMLQNILASLGLIAVLIPLAFLGTLGLAAVVLIHELFEVFVIGNGVRAGRSKAFTSPYGRLPAGISPIPA; from the coding sequence ATGAGCGACGCCTGCTGCAGCCACGACGCCCCCGCACCCTCGGGCGCCACAGTCAACGAAGCACCCCCGCGGTTCTGGAACGGCACCGACGCCCGCCTTGCCGCGCTCTCCGGCGTGCTGCTGCTGGTTTCCTGGGTCGCCGGAGTGTTGGGCGTGCACGATGGCGTGGTGCTGGCCCTCGAGATCGCGGCGCTGCTGCCCGCTGCCTCCACCTTCGTGCCGTCGGCCCTGCGGCGGTTGGCCAAGGGCCGGATCGGGGTCGGCACCCTGATGAGCCTGGCGGCCATCGGCGCCCTGGCGCTGGGCCAGGTCGCCGAGGCAGCGGCACTGGCCTTCCTCTATGCGATCGCCGAGGCCCTCGAGGACCATTCGATGGCCAAGACCCGGCGCGGGCTGCGAGCACTGCTGGACCTGGTGCCCGAAAGCGCAACGGTCATCCGCGCAGGCACCGAAAAGGCCGTTGCCCCGGGCGAGCTGGTGCTCGGGGACCTGCTGGTGCTGCGCCCCGGCGAGCGGCTGGCCACCGACGGCACCGTGCTCAGCGGGCAGACTTCCCTTGACACCTCGGCGCTGACCGGCGAATCGGTTCCCGTCGAGGCCGGTCCCGGGGATGCGGTGTATGCGGGATCGGTCAACGGCACCGGCCCGCTGGAAATCACCGTCACGGCCACCGCTGAATCCAATTCCCTGGCCCGGATCGTGCACATCGTCGAAACCGAGCAGTCCCGCAAGGGAACAGGCCAGCGCATGGCCGACTCGATCGCCCGCTTCCTGGTACCCGGGATCCTGGTCGTGGCCGGGCTGATCGCTGCCTACGGGCTGCTTGCCGGGGACCCGCTGACCTGGATCGAACGTGCCCTGGTGGTGCTGGTCGCCGCGTCCCCGTGTGCACTGGCGATCTCCGTGCCGGTGACCGTGGTGGCCTCGGTCGGGGCGGCCAGCCGCGCCGGGGTGCTGATCAAGGGCGGGGCCGCGCTCGAATCGCTGGGCCGCATCCGCACCATAGCCCTGGACAAGACCGGGACGCTGACCCGGAACACCCCTTCCGTCATCGAGGTCCTGGCCGTCCCCGGCCGCGGCACCCAGGAGGTGCTGGCGCTGGCCGCCGCACTGGAGGCACGTTCCGAGCACCCGCTGGCCCGCGCCATCCTGGCCGCATCCCCGGCGGCAGGCGCCGCCACCGAGGTGGAAACCATCCCCGGATCCGGAGTGCGCGGTACGGTCGATAAGGTGCCTGCCCGGCTGGGCCGCCCGGGCTGGATCGAGGCCGCGTCCCTGGCCGCCGGCACCGCACGCCTGCAGGGCGCCGGGGCCACGGTGGTGCTGCTCGAGGAGGGCGGACAGACCATCGGGGCCATTGCGGTGCGTGACGAGCTGCGCCCCGAGGCCGCGGGCGTGGTGGCCGAGCTGCGCCGGGCCGGCTACCAGGTCGCCATGCTCACCGGCGACAACCAATTGACGGCCGGCGCCCTGGCCGCGGCGGCGGGCATCGACACCGTCCATGCGGAATTGCGTCCCGAGGACAAGGCCGGGATCGTGCGGTCGCTGCAGGAAACCGGCGGCGTGGTGATGGTCGGGGACGGCATCAACGACGCCCCCGCGCTGGCCACCGCGGAGGTCGGGATCGCCATGGGGGCGATGGGCGCGGACGTGGCCATCGAGACCGCGGATGTCGCGCTGATGGGCGAGGACCTCTCACACCTGCCGGCGCTGCTGGCCCACGCCCGGCGGACCCGGGCGATCATGCTGCAGAACATCCTCGCCTCGCTGGGCCTGATCGCAGTGCTGATCCCGTTGGCGTTCCTCGGTACCCTGGGGCTGGCCGCGGTGGTACTCATCCACGAGCTTTTCGAGGTCTTCGTGATCGGCAACGGCGTGCGTGCCGGGCGGTCGAAGGCATTTACTTCCCCATACGGCCGGCTGCCCGCCGGCATCTCACCGATCCCCGCATAG
- a CDS encoding alpha/beta fold hydrolase, translating to MHFVEFGSGTPILMIHGLCVDHRLLLGLDPVFAARGTWRRIYLDLPGMGRSVAGAGIRSSDAVAATLVDFVRENLGSQRFAILGNSFGGMLARHLVAEFGDQVLGLGLLCPVVVAEKSGRTLPPRKILRTDPQLLASLDPDDAAAYAELAVIQSRGNWERFRDGALPGLRAFDRRAVGRIAGNYPLAVEPEERVSSFGGPVVLIAGRQDHVVGFEDQLALSGRYGNCTVSVLEEAGHNAHLDQPGQTGALLDGWLADMEARQRPVTDRGY from the coding sequence GTGCACTTTGTAGAATTTGGCTCCGGAACACCGATCCTCATGATCCACGGGCTCTGCGTCGACCACCGGCTCCTGCTCGGGCTCGACCCCGTGTTTGCCGCGCGGGGCACATGGCGGCGGATCTACCTTGATCTGCCGGGAATGGGCCGTTCCGTGGCCGGGGCGGGCATCCGCAGCTCCGACGCGGTCGCCGCGACCCTGGTGGACTTCGTCCGCGAAAACCTTGGAAGCCAGCGCTTCGCGATCCTGGGCAATTCGTTTGGCGGAATGCTTGCGCGCCACCTCGTGGCCGAATTCGGCGACCAGGTCTTGGGCCTGGGGCTGTTGTGCCCGGTGGTCGTGGCCGAGAAGTCCGGCCGCACCCTGCCGCCCCGGAAGATCCTGCGCACCGACCCGCAGCTGCTGGCCTCGCTGGACCCGGACGACGCGGCGGCCTACGCGGAGCTGGCGGTCATCCAGTCCCGCGGGAACTGGGAGCGCTTCCGCGATGGCGCGCTCCCGGGCCTGCGCGCCTTTGACCGCAGGGCCGTCGGCCGGATTGCCGGGAACTACCCGTTGGCCGTCGAGCCCGAGGAGCGGGTGTCGTCATTCGGCGGACCCGTGGTTCTCATCGCGGGCCGCCAGGACCACGTGGTGGGGTTCGAGGACCAGCTGGCACTGTCGGGGCGCTACGGGAACTGCACGGTTTCGGTCCTCGAGGAGGCCGGCCACAATGCGCACCTTGACCAGCCGGGGCAAACCGGCGCGCTGCTCGACGGGTGGCTCGCGGACATGGAAGCCCGGCAGCGCCCGGTCACCGACCGTGGGTACTGA